One Gossypium raimondii isolate GPD5lz chromosome 3, ASM2569854v1, whole genome shotgun sequence genomic window carries:
- the LOC105794299 gene encoding probable splicing factor 3A subunit 1, with product MPGVMPILPLPAPPSDGDLGPLPPSQVPEAQNEEIQTNEEQNKANSVATHTRTIGIIHPPPDIRNIVDKTAQFVAKNGPEFEKRIIANNANNVKFNFLTSSDPYHAYYQHRLSEFRAQNQNQPNSQQQQPQLQSAGSAPAETATAAAAAAAAAADGNDAAVVVAKPDPAALFRLPVRKNLEPPEAAQYTVRLPEGITGEELDIIKLTAQFVARNGKSFLTGLTSREINNPQFNFLRPTHSMFTFFTELADAYSKVLMPPKGLTEKLRKSVVDMTTVLERCLHRLEWERSQEQARQKAEDEIEQERMQMAMIDWHDFVVVETIDFADDEDEDLPPPMTIEEVIRRSKITAMEEDEITEPGKEVEMEMDEEEVQLVEEGMRAASIGENDGEKKDIRVNEDPEPPMRIVKNWKRPEERITAERDPTKFVVSPITGELIPINEMSEHMRISLIDPKYKEQKERMFAKIRETTLAQDDEISRNIVGLARTRPDIFGTTEEEVSNAVKAEIEKKKDEQPKQVIWDGHTGSIGRTANQAMSQTIMGEDPNDAANSISQNLPGPAAPPPRPGVPSVRPLPPPPGLALNLPRVPPNAPQYSAASSGGLPMSLPQPRPIGVPVMQSMRQAPPPMQMAPGQQPMMMNRPPQMSPTMSMNPVNMPVPPPPGSQFTAVSVPRPFAPLPVPPPSMPMMQPPPPLPQGIPPPPPPEEAPPPLPDEPEPKRQKLDDAKLVPEDQFLAQHPGPACITVSVPNLDEGNLKGQLLEITVQALSETVGSLKEKIAGEIQLPANKQKLSGKAGFLKDNMTLAYYNVGAGETLALSLRERGGRKR from the exons ATGCCAGGGGTAATGCCAATATTGCCCCTTCCGGCACCCCCTTCTGATGGGGATTTAGGGCCATTACCTCCATCTCAGGTGCCAGAGGCTCAAAATGAGGAGATTCAAACCAATGAAGAACAGAACAAAGCTAACTCAGTTGCAACTCATACTAGAACTATTGGAATCATTCATCCTCCTCCTGATATTAGGAACATCGTTGATAAAACTGCTCAGTTTGTTGCCAAAAATGGACCCGAATTCGAGAAAAGAATCATTGCTAATAACGCTAACAATGTCAAGTTCAATTTCTTGACTAGTTCAGATCCATACCATGCTTATTATCAACATAGGTTGTCTGAGTTTCGTGCTCAGAATCAGAACCAGCCCAACTCCCAGCAGCAGCAGCCGCAATTGCAGTCTGCCGGTTCAGCTCCAGCTGAGACTGCTACAGCTGCAGCTGCAGCTGCAGCTGCAGCTGCAGATGGGAATGATGCAGCAGTGGTAGTAGCTAAGCCTGATCCCGCTGCGCTGTTTAGACTGCCTGTGCGGAAGAATCTTGAACCACCGGAAGCAGCCCAATATACTGTTAGACTTCCTGAAGGGATTACAGGGGAAGAGTTGGATATTATTAAGCTGACTGCACAGTTTGTTGCACGAAATGGGAAATCATTCTTGACTGGGTTGACCAGTAGGGAGATTAATAATCCCCAGTTCAATTTTTTAAGGCCTACTCACAGTATGTTTACCTTTTTCACCGAACTTGCTGATGCATATTCCAAAGTGTTGATGCCTCCAAAGGGTTTGACAGAAAAGTTGAGGAAGAGTGTTGTTGATATGACAACTGTGCTTGAGAGGTGCTTGCACCGGCTGGAATGGGAACGCTCGCAGGAGCAGGCAAGGCAGAAAGCTGAGGATGAAATTGAGCAGGAGAGAATGCAAATGGCAATGATTGACTGGCATGATTTTGTTGTGGTTGAGACTATAGACTTTGCTGATGACGAGGATGAGGACTTACCTCCCCCAATGACCATTGAGGAGGTAATAAGGAGGAGCAAGATCACTgctatggaagaagatgagatTACTGAGCCTGGAAAGGAggtggaaatggaaatggatgaAGAAGAGGTACAGCTTGTTGAGGAAGGCATGAGAGCTGCTAGCATTGGAGAGAATGATGGTGAGAAGAAGGATATAAGGGTAAATGAGGACCCTGAACCACCAATGAGAATTGTGAAGAACTGGAAGAGGCCTGAGGAGAGAATCACTGCTGAAAGAGATCCTACCAAGTTTGTTGTCTCACCAATAACTGGTGAGCTAATTCCCATTAATGAGATGTCTGAACACATGAGAATTTCCTTAATTGATCCCAAGTACAAGGAGCAGAAAGAAAGGATGTTTGCGAAGATTAGGGAGACAACACTTGCTCAGGATGATGAGATATCTAGAAACATTGTGGGACTTGCACGCACACGTCCTGATATCTTTGGTACCACTGAGGAAGAAGTTTCTAATGCTGTCAAGGctgaaattgagaaaaagaaagatgagcAACCAAAACAGGTTATATGGGATGGTCACACTGGAAGCATTGGACGTACCGCAAACCAGGCTATGTCTCAAACCATCATGGGAGAAGATCCAAATGATGCTGCTAACAGCATTTCACAGAACCTTCCTGGTCCTGCTGCTCCTCCTCCTCGACCTGGTGTCCCATCAGTTCGACCCCTCCCCCCACCTCCTGGACTAGCTTTAAATCTCCCTCGTGTTCCTCCAAATGCTCCCCAATATTCTGCCGCATCTAGTGGGGGGCTTCCTATGTCGTTACCTCAACCTCGTCCAATTGGTGTTCCAGTAATGCAGTCAATGCGTCAGGCACCACCTCCTATGCAGATGGCACCTGGCCAACAACCCATGATGATGAATCGACCGCCACAAATGTCTCCAACAATGTCCATGAACCCAGTTAATATGCCTGTGCCACCTCCACCAGGTTCTCAATTTACTGCCGTCTCAGTTCCTCGACCCTTTGCCCCACTTCCTGTCCCACCACCTTCTATGCCCATGATGCAGCCACCTCCACCTTTGCCTCAAGGAATTCCTCCGCCGCCACCACCTGAAGAAGCTCCTCCACCACTTCCTGATGAGCCAGAGCCAAAAAGACAGAAACTTGATGATGCCAAGCTTGTTCCAGAAGATCAGTTTCTTGCTCAACACCCG GGTCCTGCTTGCATTACTGTGTCTGTTCCCAACCTTGATGAAGGGAATCTCAAAGGACAACTTCTTGAGATCACGGTGCAGGCCTTATCTGAAACAGTTGGCAGTTTGAAGGAGAAAATTGCAGGGGAGATTCAGCTTCCTGCAAATAAGCAGAAATTGAGTGGAAAAGCTGGGTTTCTGAAGGACAATATGACCCTTGCATATTACAATGTTGGAGCAGGAGAAACGCTTGCTCTTTCATTGAGGGAACGTGGTGGGAGGAAGAGGTGA